From the Bradyrhizobium ontarionense genome, the window CAGGAACGCGGAGCTGCAATCCATCAACGCGCTGGCGCGATGGCATAGGACTTGCTCAACTCGCACATCAATTCGTCGCTTGCGGAGACCTGGAATGCTTGAAGGAGCCGAAGTCCGGCTGGCCGTCGATATCGGCGGCACGTTCACCGATATCGTTCTCGACATCGGCGCGCAGCGTCGAACGCGCAAGCTGCTGACCACGCCGACGCAGCCGGAGCAGGCCGTGCTCGACGGCACGCGCCTCATCCTCGCCGATGCAAAGGCGCGAATCTCCGACATCGACGTCTTCATCCACGGCACCACGCTCGCGACCAACGCCATCATCGAGCGCCGCGGCGCCAAGACGGCGCTGATCGCCACTGACGGCTTCCGCGATGTTCTGGATATTGGAACTGAGAGCCGCTACGACCAGTACGATCTCTCGATCGACAAGCCGAAACCGCTGGTGCCGCGCAGCCTTCGCTTCACCGTGCCCGAGCGCGTCGATGCTCATGGACAAGTCAGACTGCCGCTCGACGAAGCGGCGGTGCGTGCGCTGGGGCCGCAGCTGTGCGCCCTGAACGTTGCCAGCATCGCCATCGCCTTCCTGCATGCCTACGCCAATCCGGAGCACGAGCGCCGCGCGGCGGAGATCCTGGGCGAGGAGATGCCGGGCGTGTCGATCACGCTGTCGTCGGCGGTCTGTCCCGAAATCCGGGAATATGAGCGGACCTCGACTGCGGTGGCCAACGCCTATGTGCAGCCGCTGATGGACAGCTATCTCGCGCGCATGGAGCAGGCGCTCAGGATCGAGCAGTTCCGCGGCGCGATCTATCTCGTGACATCAGGCGGCGGCGTCACCTCGATCGCGACGGCGCGGCGCTTCCCGGTGCGGCTGGTCGAATCCGGCCCGGCCGGCGGCGCAATCTTCGCCGGCCAGATCGCCGCACGGCTCGGCGAGCGCAAGGTGCTGTCGTTCGACATGGGCGGCACCACCGCCAAGATCTGCCTGATCGAGGATTTCGAGCCTGAGAGCTCGCGCGTGTTCGAGGTCGATCGCGCCGCGCGCTTCCTGAAAGGCTCCGGCTTGCCCGTGCGCATTCCCGTCATCGAGATGGTTGAGATCGGCGCCGGCGGCGGCTCGATCGCGCGGATCGATGCGATGAAGCGCGTCACCGTCGGCCCCGAGAGCGCCTCCTCCGAGCCGGGACCTGCCTGCTACGGCCGTGGCGGCCAGCGTCCCGCGGTGACGGATTCCGACGTCGCGCTCGGCATGATCGATCCCGACGCGTTCGCCGGCGGCACCATCAAGCTCGACCCCGAGCTGTCGAAACAGGCCCTGCTCCGCGACATCGGCGCGCCGCTCGGCCTGACCGCCGAAATGGCCGCCTATGCGGTGCATGAAGTGGTCTGTGAGAACATGGCGAGCGCGGCGCGCGTCCATGCCGTCGAGCGCGGCGCCGTGATCGGCCAGCACACGCTGATCGCATTCGGCGGCGCAGCGCCGCTGCATGCCGCGCGCGTCGCGGAAAAGATCGGCGTGTCGCGCGTGGTCGTTCCCTCCAATGCCGGGGTCGGCTCGGCGGTCGGCTTCCTTGCTGCGCCGATCTCCTATGAGCTGGTGCGCAGCCGCCATGCGCGGCTCGACGATTTCGACACGGCCCTCGTCTCCGGCCTGCTGCAGGAGATGGCCGACGAGGCGCGCGCGCTGGTCGAGCCGGGTGCGGCCGGCGCTGACGTTCGCGAGCGCCGTGCCGCTTTCATGCGCTATGTCGGCCAGGGGCACGAGATCGCGGTCGAACTGCCGAACCGTCCCCTGACCGCGGACGACCTCGCCGCGCTGCGATCGTCCTTCGAGGCCGGCTACGCCGCTTTGTTCGAGCGGCCGATTCCGGGGGCGGCGATCGAAGTGCTGAGCTGGTCGGTGCTCGCGACGACGGACCCGCTCCAGCCTCCCATCGTCACCGAGGTGACGCGCAAACCCGCGGGCAAAGCCGCCGGACATCGCAAGTTCTTCGACGGCCGCGCTGGGCGCATCCTCGAGATCCCACTCTATCGCCGCGAGGAGATGGCGCCTGGGGCCACCATCGCCGGCCCAGCTGTTATCGCCGAGGACGAGACCTCGACCTTCATCTCCAACAGCTTCGATGCGCATATCGACGGTGCCGGCAGCATCGTCATGGAACGGAAGGCGGCCTGAGATGAGCCAATCACAAGCAACGAGCCTGATCGATCTGCAGATCATGTGGCACCGGCTGATCGCCGTGGTCGAGGAACAGGCACAGGTATTGCTGCGCACCGCCTTCAGCCCGATCGTGCGCGAATGCGGCGACCTCTCCGCGGGCGTGTTCGATCTCAAAGGGCGCATGCTGGCGCAGGCGGTCACCGGCACGCCCGGCCATGTCAACTCGATGGCGGAATCGGTGAAGCACTTCATCGCGCGCTTCCCGATTGCCACCATGAAGCCGGGCGATGCCTACATCACCAACGATCCCTGGATGGGCACCGGCCATCTCAACGATTTCGTCGTCACCACGCCCTGCTTCAAGGACGGCCAGCCGGTAGCGCTGTTCTCCTGCACCAGCCATTTGATGGATATCGGCGGCATCGGCTTCGGCCCTGACGGCACCGACGTGTTCATGGAGGGCCTCTACATCCCGATGCTGAAGCTGATCGACCAGGGCGTCGTCAACGAGACGCTGATGGCGATGATCCGCGCCAACACGCGGCTGCCGGTCGACACCGAGGGCGACACCTATTCGCTCGCCGCCTGCAACGATGTCGGCTGCCAGCGCCTGGTCGAGATGATGACCGAGTTCGGCATCGCCTCGCTCGATGAGCTCGGCGACTACGTCTGCGACCGCTCGCGCGAGGCCGTGCTGGCCGAGATCGCCAAGCTGCCGAAGGGCACCTGGCGCAACGAGATGGTGGTCGACGGCTATGATGCACCGGTGACGCTGAAGGCCGCGCTGACGATCTCGGACGACGGCATCCACGTCCACTTCGACGGCACCTCGCCCGCCTCGAAGTTCGGCATCAACGTGCCGCTGTCCTACACCACCGCCTACACCGTGTTCGGGCTCGGCTGCGTGGTGGCCTCTGATATCCCCAACAATGCCGGCTCGCTGTCGCCGCTCACGGTCTCGGCGCCCTCGGGCGCGATCCTCAATGCGCCGAAGCCCGCCCCGGTCGCCTCGCGGCATGTCATCGGCCAGATGCTGCCCGACGTCGTGTTCGGCTGTCTCAGGCAGATCATCCCGGAGCGGGTGCCTGCAGAAGGCACCTCCTGCCTGTGGAATCTCAACGTCCGCGGCCAGACCCGTAGCGGTGCCGGCGGCAATTACGGGTTCTCCATGGCGGTCACGTCGAACGGCGGCACCGGCGCCCGTTTCGACAAGGACGGGCTGTCGGCGACCGCCTATCCCTCCGGCGTGCGCGGCACCCCGGTCGAGATCGCGGAGACACAGACGCCGCTGATCTTCTGGCGCAAGGAGCTGCGCCCCGACTCCGGCGGCGCCGGCCGCACCCGCGGCGGCCTCGGCCAGATCATCGAGGTCGGCAGCGGCGTCGACGCTCCCTTCGACATCCTCGCCGCCTTCGACCGCATCGATCACCCGCCGCGCGGCCGCGACGGCGGCCACAATGGCCAGGCCGGCTATGTCGGGTTGAAGTCGGGCCAGAAACTGCGCGGCAAGGGTTTTCAGACCGTGCCGCCGGACGACCGCCTGGTGGTGCTGACGCCAGGTGGGGCGGGCATCGGTGATCCCCGGGAGCGTGCGGCACAGCTGGTGCAAGGCGATGTCGAGGCGGGGCTGGTGTCGGCGGACAATGCCGCGGCGGTCTACGGTCAGGCGCGATGATGGACGATCGTGTGAGCCGGCTGCTCAGCCGTCGCCCAGCGCGGGGCACCCCTCTCGCGGCACGCGCGGTGCACCCTCTCCCCTTGTGGGAGAGGGTGGCGACGAGCGTCAGCTCGGCGCCGGGTGAGGGGTTCTCTCGGCAAATGCGCGCGCGGAGAGAGACCCCTCGCCCGGCTTCGCTACGCGAAGCCACCCTCTCCCACAAGGGGAGAGGGTGCACTGTCTTCGCTGAAACAGCAGTGACCATGTCAAACGCACATCACCGGAGAGACTGATGATTACACGACGCACATTCACCGCTGGCGCAGCCTCCCTGCTCGCCGCAACGCAGATTTCGACCCGCGCCCGCGCCGCCACGACCAACTGGGACATGTCGACGGTCTGGCCCGACGGCAACTTCCACACCCAGAACGCGATGGCGTTCGCCGAGGAAGTCAAGAAGCAGACCGGCGGCGCGGTCAACATCACCGTCAAGGCCGGCGGTCAGCTCGGCTTCAAGGGGCCCGAACATCTGCGCGCCGTGCGCGATGGCCTGGTGCCGCTGGCCGACGTGCTCAACATCCAGCAGGTCGGCGACGAGCCGTTCATGGGCGTCGAGAGCATCCCGTTCCTCGCCGGCTCGATGGACGAGCTCAAGGTGCTGCACAAATATGTGCGGCCCGAATATGAGAAGATCGCCGCGCGCAACAACCAGAAGATCCTCTACATCGTGCCGTGGCCGACGCAGTACCTGCATCTCAAGGCCAAGGTTGCTGATGTGGCCGGGCTGAAGAACATCAAGATCCGCGTGCCCGACAAGAACGCGGTCGACATGCTCAACGCGGTCGGCATGGCCGCCGTGATGATCCCCTGGGGCGAGACCATCCCGGCGCTCGCCTCCGGCGCGGTGGCGGGCGTATCCACCTCGGCGGTATCAGGCGTCGACGGCAAGTTCTGGGAGTTCCTCAAATACATCTACCCGACCAACCATGTGTGGTCGTCGCAGATGCTCAACGTGAACCTGGATTCGTGGAAGGCGCTGACGCCGGAGCAGCAGAAGACGGTTGCTGACGTCGCTGCGAAGATGGAGCCCACCTTCTGGACCAATTCGCTCAAGGCCGACGCCGACAGCCTCAGCCGGCTCAAGGACGGCGGCATGGAGGTGGTGCCGGTGTCCGAGGCGATGATGACGGAGATCCGCACCAAGACAGCCCCGTTGATGGACGCTTTCGTCAAGCGGGTGCCCGCGGCCGAACAGCCGGTGAAGGCCTATCTTGCCGAGATGAAACGTGGCTGAGGGTCTCCTGAACCTCTCACCCGCAACGCCGGCGAGCCTGAACGCGTCGGCGCCGGCGCCATTGCGGCTGCTGCTCGACGGCATCGACCGGCTCGGGCGCCTCGACGGCTGGATCGGCGGCGGCTGCCTGCTGACCCTGACGCTACTGATGCTCGCGGAGGTGACGACGCGGGCGCTGTCGAACGTGCTGCCGTTCTTCCCGCCGACCATCTCGATCGCCTGGGAATACTCGTCCTATCTGATGGCGGCCTCGTTCACCTTCGGCGCCGCCATGACGTTGCGGGTCGGCGGCCACATCCGCGTCGTGCTGCTCTTGAAGAACGTTCCCGCGCCGGTGCAGCGGGCCCTGGAGGTGCTGGCGGCGGCCACCGGCTTCGCCTTCATGGCCTTCCTGACCTGGTCGATGACGAAGTTCGCCTTCGGCGCGTTCATGCGCGGCCAGGTCTCGACCTCGAGCGACACGCCGCTGTGGTTTCCGCAAGCCGTCGTCACCTTCGGCATGCTGCTGCTCACCTTGCAGTTCCTGGCCCGCGCGATTCAGGCGGCGCTGGGACTGCCCCTGGAGGACCACCGCATGAAGGCCTCGCCGGTCGAATGAGGGGGCGCGGACGACTCAAAACAATCGTGTGGCCGCTGCAGGCGACTGCCAGCATCGGCAGCTGTCACTGGTGCGCCGGCAGGCGAGCCAGCGGACCGAATGCTCACTGGGACGCCCGCCCTCTCCACGCGTCGTTCCGGGGCGCGCGGAGCTTGAGGCCGACGCATGTCGGCCTCAAGTCGGAGCGCGAGCCCGGAACCCATAGCCACAGGATACGGTGCGAGGCACGCTCGCGGATACCAGGTCAACTCACAACGTCTGCCTGTGGTTATGGATTCCGGGCTCATTCGCGCTGCTCCGAAATGGCTTCGCCATTTCGCGCGCAAATGCCCCGGAATGACGGAGTGGGCGGACCAAGCCTGCCCTCCGCCCATCCCTTCCCGACCGCCCCACTCACCGCGGACTCCACCTCCCCATGACCATCGAAGTCATCGCCCTGTTCGCCATCCTGTTCGCGCTGCTGGCCGGCGGCCTGTGGATCGGGCTCACGCTCGCCTTCACCGCGACCCTGCTGCTGGCGATGTTCCGCTCGATCCCGCTCGACAAGCTGCTTCCGCAATATGCCTGGAACATCCTGACCACCCAGGAGCTGCTGGCGCTGCCGCTGTTCATCCTGATGGGCGAGCTGCTGTTCCGCACCCGGCTGTCGCGCTCGCTGTTCCAGGGCCTGGCGCCATGGGCCGGCCTGCTGCCGGGCCGTCTGCTCCACGTCAACGTCATCGGCTGCACCATCTTCGCCGCGATCTCCGGCTCATCCGCCGCGACCACGCAGGTGATCGGCCGGATGTCGCTGAACGAGCTGCTGCGCCGCGGCTATTCGCGCGACATCGCGATCGGCTCGCTCGCCGGCGCCGGCACGCTCGGCTTCCTGATCCCGCCGTCGAACATCATGATCATCTATGGCGTGCTCGGCGACGTTTCTATTCTAAAGCTCTTCACTGCCGGCGTGCTGCCGGGGCTGCTGCTGGCCGGCACCTTCATGGGCTGGGTGATGCTGCACACGACCCTGAAGCCCGCGATGGTGCCAAAGGCGGAAGCGCAGCTGTCGCAGGTGCCGTGGGCGGAGCGCTTCGCCGCGCTGAAGGATCTGGCCCCGGCCCTGTTCCTGATCGCCTGCGTGCTCGGCTCGATGTATGGCGGCCTCGCCACGCCGTCCGAGGCGGCGGCCGTCGGCGTGCTCGGCGCGGCGCTGGTGGCCTATTTTCAGGGATCGATGTCGCTGCAGGTGGTGCGCGACGTGATGATCGGCTCGGTGATCACCTGCTCGATGATCGCGCTGATCGTGCTCGGCGCGTCGATCCTCGGCAATGCCGCAGCGTTCCTCGGCATTCCCCAGGCGGTCGCCGCCTTCGTGAAGGGGCTCGGCCTGTCGCCGTTCATGCTGATCGCCGTGCTGATCGTGTTCTACCTGATCCTCGGCTGTTTCCTCGACGGCTTCTCGATGATCGTGATGACGCTCCCGATCGTGCTGCCGATCGTGAAGGCGGCGGGTTTCGACGAGGTCTGGTTCGGGATCTTCCTGGTGCTGGCCGTCGAGATGGCCCAGATCACCCCGCCGGTCGGCTTCAACCTGTTCGTGATCCAGGGCCTGACGGAGGACGGCCTGGGCTACATCGCCCGCGTGACCGCCCCCTACCTCATCATCATGGTCGCGTTCGTGCTGCTGCTCACGCTGTTCCCGGGCATCGTGACGATCCTGCCCCGGCTGCTCTACGGATAAGCAGCCGTGTCAGGCCGCCCGCATGTTGTCGAGGAACTTCTCGACCTCGGCCTTGAGCCGCAGGCTTTCGCCGGACAGCGCCTGGGCCGAGGCGAACATCCGGTTGGAGCTTTCGCCGGTCTCGCCGGCCCCGCGCGCCGCGCTGCGGATGTTGTTGACGACGTCGGCGGTGCCGGTCGCGGCCGAGCGGACGCTATGGGTGATGTTCTGGGTCGCCGCGCGCTGCTGCTCGACGGCGGCCGAGATCGACGCGGCAATGCCGTTGATGCGCTCGATGGTGGAGCCGATCGCCTTGATGGCGTCGACCGATTCCTGGGTCACGGTCTGCATGTTGGCGATCTGGCTGGAGATCTCCTCGGTCGCCTTGGCGGTCTGCCCGGCCAGCGTCTTGACCTCCTGGGCGACCACCGCAAAGCCGCGGCCGGCATCGCCGGCACGGGCGGCCTCGATCGTGGCGTTCAGGGCCAAGAGGTTGGTCTGCTCGGCGATCGAGGTGATCAGCTTGACGACGTCGCCGATGCGGTTGCCGGCGTCGGAGAGTTCCTTGATGCGCTGGTCGGTCGCCGTGGCCTGCTTGACCGCCTCGGCGGCGATGGCGTTGGATTCCTGCACGCGGCGGATGATCTCCGCGATCGAGCCGGACAACTCGTCGGACGCCGCAGCCGCCGTACGAACATGCTCGGAGGCGGTTTCCGAGGCGCCCGCCGACTGCCCGGACAGGTCGGCCGTGGTGCGCGCCGTCTGGGTGAGCTGACGCGCCTCGCGCTCGAATTCGCTCGACGAGCTCAGCACGTTCTCGATGATGCCGCCGATGCTGGCCTGGAACGAATCGACGAAACGCTGCAACTCGGCCTTGCGCTCCTCCACGGCCGCCGTCGCGGAGGCGGTCTGCTGTTCGCGCATCCGACGCCGCTCGCTCGCGGCGCTGCGGAACACAACCAGGCTGCGGGCAATCTCACCGATCTCGTCGCCACGATCGTCGGACTTGATCTGGACGTCCTCGCGGCCCTCGGCGATCGCGGTCAGCGCCTGCGTCACGGACGTCAAAGGCTTGGTGACGCGCCGGACGACCAGCATGGTGAGGCCGAGCACGAGCAGCGCGGCAATTGCGGCTGCAACGATCATGGTCTGCATCGCCTGCGACAGCATGGCGTCGAGCTCGGCCATGGGAACGCCGACATAGAGGATGCCGATCACCTTGCCCGCAGCATCGGTGACCGGGAAATACGCCGTCATGAACGGCTTGCCGAACAGCGTCGCCGGTCCCTTATAGGCCTCGCCGCGACGCAGCAGCGCCTGCGCCGGATGATCGGCGGCGAGCTGAGTGCCCACCGCGCGGTCGCCATTCTCCTTTTTCACATTGGTCGAGCGGCGCACGAACTGACCGTTGCCGTCGACGACGAACAGCGTGGCGCTGCCGCCGACATAGGACACCGCGCGGTCGACGATCGCGTGATCCTTGATCTCGGGGATCGCGGGAATCTCGATGCGCGTAACGACGCCGTTCTGCACGCTGACTTTCGCGTCCTTGAAGGTTTCGGTGAACGTCAGCGCAAAGGTGCGCAGGTTGCCTTCGATGTCGCGTTTGGCGCGATCGGCGAAATCCGACGTGAGCGACCAATACGCCGCACCGACGACGAGCGCCGTATTCAGCGCGATGACAACGGCGGCACAGATCAGCGCCTTGGTGCCGAGCTTCAATTTGACGGACAACGACATAAACCTTCCAGGAAGTGCAACTGGTTCTCAAAGTGCCCGTACTTCGTTTCGAACGAGTTATTTTCCGGGGAGTAGAATACCGGAAGTCATTTCGGAAGCGGCAATAAGATACCTGCTAATGTCATCGCCCCCTATCATCGTATGGTTTCGCGAGAGCTTGCGACTATCTGACCACCCCGCGTTGTATGCAGCAGCAGCGTCGGTAGCCCCCGTCGTTTGTAGTTACGTCTACGATCAGGAGAGCCCCGAGTTGCGGCGCCTCGGCGGTGCAACGCGCTGGTGGCTGGCGCAATCGCTGCGTGCACTCGGTGCCGATCTGCAGGCGCTCGGCGCCGACCTCGTCGTCCGCCGCGGGCCCGCAGCAAAAGTGCTCGGCCAGCTGGCGCGCGAGACGAAGGCCCGTGCGGTGTTCTGGAACGATGTCGCGCAGAGCGGACCACGCGCCGTGGCGGCGAACGTCGAATCGGCGCTCGGCGAGATTGACGTTGCATCACGCGTGTTTCCCGACGACCTGCTGATCGATCCAAGCAAGCTGCGCGGCAAGGATGGACGCGGCCCGCGCGTGTTCACGCCGTTCTGGAAGCGCGTGCTCGCCTTGGGCGATCCGCCGAAGCCACTGCCGCGGCCGGCAAGGCTGTCTTCCGTGTCGGTGGTCGCAAGCCTTGCCATCGATGAGCTTGCGCTGGAGCCCACCAGGCCGGACTGGGCCGGCGGCCTGCGCGCGACCTGGCAAGTCGGCGAGCGCGCAGCCCAGGGGCGCCTGGCCAGGTTCCTCGATGCCCCCGTGCGGACCTACGCCGCCAACCGCGACCGGCCCGACGTCGAGTCGACCTCCCGCCTGTCGGCGCATCTGCGATTCGGCGAAATCAGCCCGCGTCAGGTCTGGCACGCGGCGCGCTTCGCCGCAGCCGAGCGTCCCGCCTTCGCGCCCGGCATCGACAAGTTCCTGAGCGAGCTCGGCTGGCGCGAGTTCAGCCGCCACCTGCTCTACGACAATCCGGACCTCGCCACGCGCAACCTGCAGCCCTCCTTCAACGCGTTTCCGTGGACGCAGGATGGTGCGGCGCTGGCGGCGTGGCAGCGCGGACGGACCGGCTATCCGATCGTCGACGCCGGTATGCGCGAGCTCTGGCACACCGGCAGCATGCACAACCGCGTCCGCATGGTGGCTGCGTCGGTGCTGGTGAAGCATCTGCTGATCGACTGGCGGCTGGGCGAGCAGTGGTTCTGGGACACGCTGGTCGACGCCGATCCCGGCAGCAACCCGGCCAGCTGGCAATGGGTCGCAGGTTCTGGCGCCGATGCCGCACCCTACTTCCGTGTCTTCAATCCTATGCTGCAGGGCGAGAAGTTCGATTCCCAGGGGAGCTATGTACGGCGCTGGGTTCCCGAACTGGCGCGCCTGCCGGCCGCTCTGATCCATCAACCCTGGGCCGCCAAGCCGCTCGAACTCGCCGAGGCCGGCATCGCGCTCGGCCGGTCCTACCCGGCGCCGATCGTCGATCACAAGCAGGGCCGCGAGCGCGCGCTTGCCGCTTATGCGACGCTGCGCACAAGTGATTAGTTGGGCTCGCTTTGACAGCAGAGAGAATCCAGCTATCGTCGCAAGGTTTCCAACAGATCGGGGGACCGATATGGACGACACCACACTCACCGACCCGACCATCGCAGCACCGAGCACGCCGCCCGAGGCCGCGAAGGATCCCGTGACCACCCCGGCGCCCAAGGCCAAGCGGGCGCCGAAGAAGACCTCCAAGAAGGCCGCACCCAAGCGGGCCGCTGCCAAGGCCAAGAAGGTTGCGACCAAGAAGTCGGCCAAGAAGACCGTGAAGAAGGCGGCAAAGAAGGCTGCGAAAAAGACCGCCAAGAAAGCAGCCAAGAAGGCCACGAAGAAAGCAGCCAAGAAGACGAAGAAGGCCAAGCGCTGAGCTGCCTGGTCTGGCTGAAGGCAAGCAATCGCCTTCACCGATCGTCTCGGCGAAGCAATCCAGTGCCCGGTCACGGGGACAATCTGGCGCTGGATTGTTTCGTTCGTCGTTGTTCGGCCGACTGCGGATAGCAGCTGTTTTCGGACAGCTCGCTGGAACATGACGTTGACTGGGCCTTTGGCTCCTCGCCGCATTGCGGGAGAGGCGAGGCCGAGATGCTGCGAGATACTGATGGAGTCAGGGCCGATCGGGCGATTGTGGCGGCATCACACCCGGGGGCCGCACGGTCCAATCTGTGGCGGGCAAAGGCGCGACCGTCACCAGGCGTCAGGACAGGGATCGACGATCTTCCAGAGCTCGACGCCGTTCTTGATCCGCTTCATCTCGGTGGTGAGACCACCGTTGCGCCGGATCCAGTCCTTCACCGTGTCGGGATAATAGGACATCAGCTCGGATGTCCCCTCGATGCTCGTGACCTTGATGCCGAAGGTGAAGGCCTTGTCGTAGTAGGCCTGGTGGAAGCCGAGACTTGCCTTCGGCGTGACGCAAACCTTGTTGAGCGGCACGATGCCGAACACGAGCGTACAGGCGGAGTTGCAGATGCCGTCGATAATGACCCGCTGACGCGTGTCCCGGATGTGCTTGTACTTTGCCTTGTACTCTTCGATGTAGCCGCCGTGATCGCGCGTGATGTGCAGGTCCGCGCGCGCCGGTGCGGCGGCGACCAGCGCGAGCACGACGAATGGAAGCAGGCGGTTCATGGATGGACGAAAACCCGGTCTCGTCTCGGCGAAGTCGCGGCAGGGACAAGGACCGTGCGCGCGACGCAATTGCCGGACCCTGTCATGAATTCGTTAAGCATGCGGAAAAGGACAAAAATTTGGCGAGCCGGTCACCTTTCCCGCACCCTTTCCGGCCCTTTCGAGTTAGATTGCCGGCCAAATGTCCGGCCTTAGGGCGATTTCCGGAGAAAACACATGAGCAAGCTTGCAATGGTCGCTGCCGCCTTGATCGTGGCTGCGGCAGCCCTGGTTCCGACCTCGTCGGAGGCCCGCGGCCATCATCGGCACCACCGCCACCACGCCTTCAACGGGCTACCCTACGCGATCAGCTACCTGCACAATTATGGCCCCGGGCCGGCGCCCGGCACTTTCGCGTTCTATGACGGCCCCTCGACCAACCACTGCTACCAGAGCTCCGCGGCCTATATCGGCCAGGATCGCCACCGGCATCCCTGCTTCTGACGACGCGGCACGGACGGCGCCGTTAAAGCGGCATGAGTGTTCGCTGCATGTCACGTCCGACCGCCCTGAAGGCTGGCCTTGCTCGGCCAAGTCTGATATCCGGAGTTTCGCGGGGTGGTCCCGCAGCGCGCGCTCGTAGCTCAGCTGGATAGAGCATCGGATTTCGATTCCGAGGGTCGGGAGTTCGAATCTCTCCGAGCGCGCCAGGCCCGTCTTCGCCCCCCTTCACCCGCCATCGCCGATCATCACCGAAGCGCACGATAACACCTTGTGAGATCGTGGTTTTTCGCGCCTTCGGTGACTGCAGCGTACCATCGGCGATCGTCGGCAAGCTCCGCCAGACCGTCCCTTTGGCCATCCCTCGACCTGAGTTAGAATCACCCTCACCTGAAACGCTGCATTTTTCAGCGAGGGACAGGAGTTCGAATCTCCCGTGCAGCTTCTAACTCAAAAGCCCGAGATCACCGCCAAGAACTATCTCTCCGTCGGGCCCGGCGAATACCCGTGCGGCAACAACCTCTACCTGATCGTCACCCCAAGTGGCGGCCGCCGCTGGGCGTTCCGATACCAGCGCAACGGCATCATCAAGAAGATGGGCTTCGGTTCGGCCAAGGAAAGCGGCCTGAAGCTCTCCGAGGCCAGGGATAAGGCGATTGACGCTCTGCGGCTGCTGGCGAAGGGGACCGATCCGCGAGAGCACCGTGACGTAGAGAAACGCCGCACCCAGGGATCGCGCCAGTTCGGCGAATTCGCCGAGGAATGGCGGCGAACCTACGAGACCGGCATGAGGCACAAGGCCGCAAGAGCAAAGCTGAAGCGCATCGTGCAGGTCATCTGCCATCCGCTCCGCAAGCACTGGGTCCACGAGATCGAAACCGCACATGTCGTCAATGTGCTCATGCCGATCTGGCCCCAGCCTGAGACCTCCCGCTCCGCTCGCCAGATCATCAAAAAGATTCTTGACGCAGCGATCGCTCAAAACCTGCGACCGAAAGATAACCCGGCTGATTGGGCCAGCCGACTGCAACCGATCATGCCCAGGCAACGGCGGCGTGGCACGATACGGGGCGGCCACAAGGCGATGGACTACCAAGACCTACCGGCGTTCATGCACAAGCTCAGCGCCATCTCGACGCAAAGCGCGCGGGCGCTCGAGGTCATTATTCTGACCTTGGGACGAACCGCCGAAGTGCAGAACATGCGCTGGGCGCAAGTCGATCTCGATAACGGAATCTGGGATCTTGGCTTTCTCGGCACCAAAAACGAGCGGTTGAAGCGCACGCCGTTGCCCCGGCAGACCCTGACCTATTTGCGCGAGGCTTACGACAGCTGCGTGAGTGACGAATTCGTGTTTCCCGGTCGCAGTCTAAAGACACCGATGAGCAACATGACCATGCTCAAGTATCTCAAGGAGCTCACCGGAGACGAATCCCTGACTGTGCACGGCTTCCGCACGACGTTTCGAACCTGGGCGCAGGAGCAAACCCACTTCGAGGAAGAAATCGTCGAGCATTGCCTGC encodes:
- a CDS encoding TRAP transporter large permease codes for the protein MTIEVIALFAILFALLAGGLWIGLTLAFTATLLLAMFRSIPLDKLLPQYAWNILTTQELLALPLFILMGELLFRTRLSRSLFQGLAPWAGLLPGRLLHVNVIGCTIFAAISGSSAATTQVIGRMSLNELLRRGYSRDIAIGSLAGAGTLGFLIPPSNIMIIYGVLGDVSILKLFTAGVLPGLLLAGTFMGWVMLHTTLKPAMVPKAEAQLSQVPWAERFAALKDLAPALFLIACVLGSMYGGLATPSEAAAVGVLGAALVAYFQGSMSLQVVRDVMIGSVITCSMIALIVLGASILGNAAAFLGIPQAVAAFVKGLGLSPFMLIAVLIVFYLILGCFLDGFSMIVMTLPIVLPIVKAAGFDEVWFGIFLVLAVEMAQITPPVGFNLFVIQGLTEDGLGYIARVTAPYLIIMVAFVLLLTLFPGIVTILPRLLYG
- a CDS encoding methyl-accepting chemotaxis protein codes for the protein MSLSVKLKLGTKALICAAVVIALNTALVVGAAYWSLTSDFADRAKRDIEGNLRTFALTFTETFKDAKVSVQNGVVTRIEIPAIPEIKDHAIVDRAVSYVGGSATLFVVDGNGQFVRRSTNVKKENGDRAVGTQLAADHPAQALLRRGEAYKGPATLFGKPFMTAYFPVTDAAGKVIGILYVGVPMAELDAMLSQAMQTMIVAAAIAALLVLGLTMLVVRRVTKPLTSVTQALTAIAEGREDVQIKSDDRGDEIGEIARSLVVFRSAASERRRMREQQTASATAAVEERKAELQRFVDSFQASIGGIIENVLSSSSEFEREARQLTQTARTTADLSGQSAGASETASEHVRTAAAASDELSGSIAEIIRRVQESNAIAAEAVKQATATDQRIKELSDAGNRIGDVVKLITSIAEQTNLLALNATIEAARAGDAGRGFAVVAQEVKTLAGQTAKATEEISSQIANMQTVTQESVDAIKAIGSTIERINGIAASISAAVEQQRAATQNITHSVRSAATGTADVVNNIRSAARGAGETGESSNRMFASAQALSGESLRLKAEVEKFLDNMRAA
- a CDS encoding cryptochrome/photolyase family protein; the encoded protein is MSSPPIIVWFRESLRLSDHPALYAAAASVAPVVCSYVYDQESPELRRLGGATRWWLAQSLRALGADLQALGADLVVRRGPAAKVLGQLARETKARAVFWNDVAQSGPRAVAANVESALGEIDVASRVFPDDLLIDPSKLRGKDGRGPRVFTPFWKRVLALGDPPKPLPRPARLSSVSVVASLAIDELALEPTRPDWAGGLRATWQVGERAAQGRLARFLDAPVRTYAANRDRPDVESTSRLSAHLRFGEISPRQVWHAARFAAAERPAFAPGIDKFLSELGWREFSRHLLYDNPDLATRNLQPSFNAFPWTQDGAALAAWQRGRTGYPIVDAGMRELWHTGSMHNRVRMVAASVLVKHLLIDWRLGEQWFWDTLVDADPGSNPASWQWVAGSGADAAPYFRVFNPMLQGEKFDSQGSYVRRWVPELARLPAALIHQPWAAKPLELAEAGIALGRSYPAPIVDHKQGRERALAAYATLRTSD
- a CDS encoding histone translates to MDDTTLTDPTIAAPSTPPEAAKDPVTTPAPKAKRAPKKTSKKAAPKRAAAKAKKVATKKSAKKTVKKAAKKAAKKTAKKAAKKATKKAAKKTKKAKR
- a CDS encoding tyrosine-type recombinase/integrase, producing MQLLTQKPEITAKNYLSVGPGEYPCGNNLYLIVTPSGGRRWAFRYQRNGIIKKMGFGSAKESGLKLSEARDKAIDALRLLAKGTDPREHRDVEKRRTQGSRQFGEFAEEWRRTYETGMRHKAARAKLKRIVQVICHPLRKHWVHEIETAHVVNVLMPIWPQPETSRSARQIIKKILDAAIAQNLRPKDNPADWASRLQPIMPRQRRRGTIRGGHKAMDYQDLPAFMHKLSAISTQSARALEVIILTLGRTAEVQNMRWAQVDLDNGIWDLGFLGTKNERLKRTPLPRQTLTYLREAYDSCVSDEFVFPGRSLKTPMSNMTMLKYLKELTGDESLTVHGFRTTFRTWAQEQTHFEEEIVEHCLHHITGDDAEKAYKRGEALKKRLHVMQTFADFATQRPKSNVTPIKVA